Proteins encoded in a region of the Pangasianodon hypophthalmus isolate fPanHyp1 chromosome 21, fPanHyp1.pri, whole genome shotgun sequence genome:
- the mlf1 gene encoding myeloid leukemia factor 1 isoform X2 has translation MFNSHLRDFEDDPFFSDPFRVHNERMHQMMRGFSDPFSHGLMPSVTDGRDRGRRGEGQARTSVALRNEDRDMDFFRNPFAMMDNMIAGMRNRMEDMHRNFENVQSDSDTHAFSSSSVMTYSKVGDEPAKVFQASTQTRCAPGGIKETRRTLRDTDSGVEKMSIGHHINDRGHVIEKKHNKKTGEREFNQDFQNMDETEAQTFDEEWQQKVSEFQPAARLSYLEAPRARAAHRAAITGPEHTHRGKKDKPAEGQKKTHISELNIQGSSMKKE, from the exons ATGTTCAACAGCCATCTCAGGGACTTTGAGGACGACCCCTTCTTTTC TGATCCTTTCCGCGTACACAATGAACGAATGCACCAAATGATGAGGGGTTTTTCGGATCCCTTCAGCCAcggcctcatgcccagtgtcaCAGATGGCCGGGACAGAGGACGCAGGGGAGAAGGTCAGGCCCGCACAAGTGTAGCCCTCCGCAACGAGGACAGA GACATGGATTTCTTCAGGAACCCTTTTGCAATGATGGACAACATGATAGCAGGCATGAGGAACAGAATGGAGGATATGCACAGAAACTTT GAGAACGTGCAGTCAGACTCCGACACGCACGCGTTCAGCTCCTCCTCAGTCATGACTTACTCTAAAGTAGGAGACGAACCAGCCAAAGTGTTTCAGGCCTCCACCCAGACACGCTGCGCCCCCGGAGGG attaaGGAAACAAGACGGACTCTGAGAGACACCGATAGTGGGGTGGAAAAGATGTCCATTGGTCACCACATCAATGACAGGGGACACGTCATTGAgaagaaacacaacaaaaagaCAGGAGAAAGAGAGTTTAACCAGGACTTTCAGAACATGGATGAGA CTGAAGCCCAGACCTTCGATGAGGAGTGGCAGCAGAAGGTGTCTGAATTTCAGCCTGCTGCACGGCTGTCCTATCTGGAGGCCCCACGAGCCAGAGCAGCTCACCGAGCAGCCATCACCggccctgaacacacacacag AGGGAAGAAAGATAAACCAGCAGAAGGtcagaagaaaacacacatttctgaacTCAACATTCAAGGCTCCAGCATGAAGAAGGAATAA
- the mlf1 gene encoding myeloid leukemia factor 1 isoform X1 yields the protein MFNSHLRDFEDDPFFSSTSDPFRVHNERMHQMMRGFSDPFSHGLMPSVTDGRDRGRRGEGQARTSVALRNEDRDMDFFRNPFAMMDNMIAGMRNRMEDMHRNFENVQSDSDTHAFSSSSVMTYSKVGDEPAKVFQASTQTRCAPGGIKETRRTLRDTDSGVEKMSIGHHINDRGHVIEKKHNKKTGEREFNQDFQNMDETEAQTFDEEWQQKVSEFQPAARLSYLEAPRARAAHRAAITGPEHTHRGKKDKPAEGQKKTHISELNIQGSSMKKE from the exons ATGTTCAACAGCCATCTCAGGGACTTTGAGGACGACCCCTTCTTTTC ctCAACAAG TGATCCTTTCCGCGTACACAATGAACGAATGCACCAAATGATGAGGGGTTTTTCGGATCCCTTCAGCCAcggcctcatgcccagtgtcaCAGATGGCCGGGACAGAGGACGCAGGGGAGAAGGTCAGGCCCGCACAAGTGTAGCCCTCCGCAACGAGGACAGA GACATGGATTTCTTCAGGAACCCTTTTGCAATGATGGACAACATGATAGCAGGCATGAGGAACAGAATGGAGGATATGCACAGAAACTTT GAGAACGTGCAGTCAGACTCCGACACGCACGCGTTCAGCTCCTCCTCAGTCATGACTTACTCTAAAGTAGGAGACGAACCAGCCAAAGTGTTTCAGGCCTCCACCCAGACACGCTGCGCCCCCGGAGGG attaaGGAAACAAGACGGACTCTGAGAGACACCGATAGTGGGGTGGAAAAGATGTCCATTGGTCACCACATCAATGACAGGGGACACGTCATTGAgaagaaacacaacaaaaagaCAGGAGAAAGAGAGTTTAACCAGGACTTTCAGAACATGGATGAGA CTGAAGCCCAGACCTTCGATGAGGAGTGGCAGCAGAAGGTGTCTGAATTTCAGCCTGCTGCACGGCTGTCCTATCTGGAGGCCCCACGAGCCAGAGCAGCTCACCGAGCAGCCATCACCggccctgaacacacacacag AGGGAAGAAAGATAAACCAGCAGAAGGtcagaagaaaacacacatttctgaacTCAACATTCAAGGCTCCAGCATGAAGAAGGAATAA